From Argopecten irradians isolate NY chromosome 12, Ai_NY, whole genome shotgun sequence, one genomic window encodes:
- the LOC138304711 gene encoding uncharacterized protein isoform X1, translating to MGDENVIQYERSLGKGAYGTVFLIRNELNDERYALKRIDFKGNEDECIQARKEAEILSKLNHINVLKYIESFEDEDTLNIVTEFCEGGDLEDYLRERKGRQLAEQHIILWIHQVLSGLEYIHEKNILHRDLKTKNLFLTECLNIKVGDLGIAKVLEGDAAKAMTFVGTLTYMSPEQFQHQPYNHKADIWSFGCCTYEMVALRRAFNKKSLFHNVQDIQNGKLPEFPQGYTESLKELVFSMLRTDPKHRPGATKLLKDSLLQDAPSWKIQDVVVLSEMETKGKPNKSARLRRRKGVAQGKYAKPEIRMSMSWRDIKMEIDKHEHEMLSNVIDKLAEVTLRNRANESCDDTMRVNETEEDDGTMRVKRTYTGTGDYDSMRIKDTMDYNDTMRVNQTYTDGYDNTMRVNDTYSSDYDATMKVNYTGTSDYNGTMRVNRTYKSDNNDSLRVKNTGTSEYDESLGENESNDYGDTFVTARSGNDTMRTYLSDDTEEYYDASQSLSSTVATELETLLSTSPQSLSSLRISMVSKDSLDAQGTSGSTSESVEDRVLANLEATVDFSKNPIAAARTIVEGLKKNLTPFDGCDENVEPVHDQMLSTSPDGKKKKKKTTFLAKQAERKKSETTSPVGSLTFSDSEKYTAPVELVTLYTHAQKATYKKDGRDIPVPGTVQKDGTEEEEPVVMRSKRARVRSRRTGYVPFDRRKTTDSIRGILAIMSVPENKEICDDQAAFLRGEIINDLGKDMLDKCFDLMSSIQDDNILQVVLQDLIGPRKYEEYRMHLFLLRMFELNSIASY from the exons ATGGGTGACGAAAATGTAATACAGTACGAAAGATCACTAGGGAAAGGAGCATATGGAACCGTATTTCTCATCAGGAACGAACTAAACGACGAAAGG TATGCACTGAAACGAATTGACTTCAAAGGTAATGAAGATGAGTGTATACAAGCTAGGAAAGAGGCGGAGATTCTATCAAAACTAAACCATATCAATGTACTCAAGTACATAGAGTCCTTTGAAGATGAGGACACACTCAACATTGTTACAGAATTCTGTGAGGGTGGCGACTTGGAAGACTATTTACGGGAGAGGAAGGGGAGGCAATTAGCCGAGCAACATATTATTTTGTGGATTCACCAGGTTTTATCAGGGCTAGAG tacaTCCATGAGAAAAACATTCTGCATAGAGACTTAAAGACCAAGAATCTGTTTTTGACAGAATGTCTGAACATCAAAGTTGGGGATTTAGGAATCGCCAA AGTTTTGGAAGGTGATGCAGCGAAGGCTATGACATTTGTGGGAACTCTGACTTACATGAGCCCAGAACAGTTTCAGCATCAACCTTACAACCATAAG GCTGACATATGGAGTTTCGGATGCTGTACCTACGAGATGGTTGCTCTGCGCCGAGCCTTCAATAAAAAGTCCTTGTTTCACAATGTACAGGATATTCAGAACGGAAAG CTGCCAGAGTTTCCCCAAGGGTATACAGAATCATTGAAAGAGTTGGTGTTTTCTATGTTGAGGACAGATCCAAAACATCGACCCGGTGCGACCAAGTTATTAAAGGACAGTCTACTACAA gATGCTCCAAGTTGGAAAATACAAGATGTTGTGGTATTGTCAGAAATGGAGACAAAAGGAAAGCCAAACAAATCAGCAAGGTTGCGACGGAGGAAAGGCGTTGCTCAGGGAAAATATGCCAAGCCTGAGATTAGAATGTCGATGTCCTGGAGAGATATCAAAATGGAAATAGATAAACACGAGCATGAGATGTTGAGTAACGTTATAGATAAATTAGCTGAGGTTACGCTACGAAACAGGGCCAATGAAAGCTGTGATGATACTATGAGAGTGAACGAAACTGAAGAGGATGATGGAACTATGAGAGTGAAACGGACGTATACTGGTACAGGTGACTACGACTCGATGAGGATCAAAGATACTATGGATTACAATGATACCATGAGAGTCAATCAGACGTATACCGATGGTTATGACAATACCATGAGAGTCAATGATACATATTCTAGTGATTATGACGCTACAATGAAAGTTAATTATACAGGTACAAGTGATTACAATGGTACAATGAGAGTTAATCGGACGTATAAAAGTGACAACAATGATTCATTGAGAGTAAAAAATACAGGTACGAGTGAATACGATGAAAGTCTGGGAGAAAACGAAAGTAATGATTATGGTGATACATTTGTTACTGCTCGTTCGGGGAATGACACAATGAGAACTTATCTAAGTGATGATACCGAGGAATACTATGATGCTTCACAAAGTTTATCGTCAACTGTAGCGACAGAACTAGAAACTCTTCTGAGTACAAGTCCTCAATCATTATCCTCACTGAGAATCAGTATGGTATCCAAGGATTCGCTTGATGCTCAGGGAACTAGTGGCAGTACATCAGAAAGTGTGGAAGATAGAGTGTTAGCTAACCTAGAGGCTACAGTTGACTTCTCTAAAAATCCCATAGCAGCTGCCAGAACTATTGTTGAAGGGTTGAAGAAAAATCTTACTCCTTTTGATGGTTGTGATGAGAATGTGGAACCAGTTCATGATCAG ATGCTCTCTACGAGTCCTGAtgggaaaaagaaaaagaaaaaaacaacttttctAGCCAAGCAAGCAG AGAGGAAGAAAAGTGAGACAACTTCTCCAGTTGGTAGTTTGACATTTTCAGACTCGGAG AAATATACAGCACCTGTTGAACTTGTGACCTTGTACACACATGCTCAGAAAGCCACATACAAGAAGGACGGCCGTGACATCCCTGTCCCTGGTACAGTCCAGAAGGATGGAACGGAAGAGGAAGAACCAGTAGTGATGAG ATCAAAACGTGCCCGTGTACGCTCACGTCGTACAGGATATGTTCCGTTTGATAGAAGAAAGACAACAGATTCCATCAGAGGAATTTTAG CCATTATGAGCGTACCAGAAAATAAGGAAATCTGTGACGACCAAGCTGCCTTTCTCAGAGG GGAAATTATCAATGACCTTGGGAAGGATATGCTGGATAAATGCTTTGATCTAATGTCAAGTATACAAGATGACAATATTCTACAG GTGGTGCTACAAGATTTAATTGGACCCAGGAAATATGAAGAATACAGAATGCACCTGTTTCTGCTGAGGATGTTTGAATTGAATTCTATTGCTTCATATTAA
- the LOC138304711 gene encoding uncharacterized protein isoform X2, whose translation MGDENVIQYERSLGKGAYGTVFLIRNELNDERYALKRIDFKGNEDECIQARKEAEILSKLNHINVLKYIESFEDEDTLNIVTEFCEGGDLEDYLRERKGRQLAEQHIILWIHQVLSGLEYIHEKNILHRDLKTKNLFLTECLNIKVGDLGIAKVLEGDAAKAMTFVGTLTYMSPEQFQHQPYNHKADIWSFGCCTYEMVALRRAFNKKSLFHNVQDIQNGKLPEFPQGYTESLKELVFSMLRTDPKHRPGATKLLKDSLLQDAPSWKIQDVVVLSEMETKGKPNKSARLRRRKGVAQGKYAKPEIRMSMSWRDIKMEIDKHEHEMLSNVIDKLAEVTLRNRANESCDDTMRVNETEEDDGTMRVKRTYTGTGDYDSMRIKDTMDYNDTMRVNQTYTDGYDNTMRVNDTYSSDYDATMKVNYTGTSDYNGTMRVNRTYKSDNNDSLRVKNTGTSEYDESLGENESNDYGDTFVTARSGNDTMRTYLSDDTEEYYDASQSLSSTVATELETLLSTSPQSLSSLRISMVSKDSLDAQGTSGSTSESVEDRVLANLEATVDFSKNPIAAARTIVEGLKKNLTPFDGCDENVEPVHDQMLSTSPDGKKKKKKTTFLAKQAERKKSETTSPVGSLTFSDSEKATYKKDGRDIPVPGTVQKDGTEEEEPVVMRSKRARVRSRRTGYVPFDRRKTTDSIRGILAIMSVPENKEICDDQAAFLRGEIINDLGKDMLDKCFDLMSSIQDDNILQVVLQDLIGPRKYEEYRMHLFLLRMFELNSIASY comes from the exons ATGGGTGACGAAAATGTAATACAGTACGAAAGATCACTAGGGAAAGGAGCATATGGAACCGTATTTCTCATCAGGAACGAACTAAACGACGAAAGG TATGCACTGAAACGAATTGACTTCAAAGGTAATGAAGATGAGTGTATACAAGCTAGGAAAGAGGCGGAGATTCTATCAAAACTAAACCATATCAATGTACTCAAGTACATAGAGTCCTTTGAAGATGAGGACACACTCAACATTGTTACAGAATTCTGTGAGGGTGGCGACTTGGAAGACTATTTACGGGAGAGGAAGGGGAGGCAATTAGCCGAGCAACATATTATTTTGTGGATTCACCAGGTTTTATCAGGGCTAGAG tacaTCCATGAGAAAAACATTCTGCATAGAGACTTAAAGACCAAGAATCTGTTTTTGACAGAATGTCTGAACATCAAAGTTGGGGATTTAGGAATCGCCAA AGTTTTGGAAGGTGATGCAGCGAAGGCTATGACATTTGTGGGAACTCTGACTTACATGAGCCCAGAACAGTTTCAGCATCAACCTTACAACCATAAG GCTGACATATGGAGTTTCGGATGCTGTACCTACGAGATGGTTGCTCTGCGCCGAGCCTTCAATAAAAAGTCCTTGTTTCACAATGTACAGGATATTCAGAACGGAAAG CTGCCAGAGTTTCCCCAAGGGTATACAGAATCATTGAAAGAGTTGGTGTTTTCTATGTTGAGGACAGATCCAAAACATCGACCCGGTGCGACCAAGTTATTAAAGGACAGTCTACTACAA gATGCTCCAAGTTGGAAAATACAAGATGTTGTGGTATTGTCAGAAATGGAGACAAAAGGAAAGCCAAACAAATCAGCAAGGTTGCGACGGAGGAAAGGCGTTGCTCAGGGAAAATATGCCAAGCCTGAGATTAGAATGTCGATGTCCTGGAGAGATATCAAAATGGAAATAGATAAACACGAGCATGAGATGTTGAGTAACGTTATAGATAAATTAGCTGAGGTTACGCTACGAAACAGGGCCAATGAAAGCTGTGATGATACTATGAGAGTGAACGAAACTGAAGAGGATGATGGAACTATGAGAGTGAAACGGACGTATACTGGTACAGGTGACTACGACTCGATGAGGATCAAAGATACTATGGATTACAATGATACCATGAGAGTCAATCAGACGTATACCGATGGTTATGACAATACCATGAGAGTCAATGATACATATTCTAGTGATTATGACGCTACAATGAAAGTTAATTATACAGGTACAAGTGATTACAATGGTACAATGAGAGTTAATCGGACGTATAAAAGTGACAACAATGATTCATTGAGAGTAAAAAATACAGGTACGAGTGAATACGATGAAAGTCTGGGAGAAAACGAAAGTAATGATTATGGTGATACATTTGTTACTGCTCGTTCGGGGAATGACACAATGAGAACTTATCTAAGTGATGATACCGAGGAATACTATGATGCTTCACAAAGTTTATCGTCAACTGTAGCGACAGAACTAGAAACTCTTCTGAGTACAAGTCCTCAATCATTATCCTCACTGAGAATCAGTATGGTATCCAAGGATTCGCTTGATGCTCAGGGAACTAGTGGCAGTACATCAGAAAGTGTGGAAGATAGAGTGTTAGCTAACCTAGAGGCTACAGTTGACTTCTCTAAAAATCCCATAGCAGCTGCCAGAACTATTGTTGAAGGGTTGAAGAAAAATCTTACTCCTTTTGATGGTTGTGATGAGAATGTGGAACCAGTTCATGATCAG ATGCTCTCTACGAGTCCTGAtgggaaaaagaaaaagaaaaaaacaacttttctAGCCAAGCAAGCAG AGAGGAAGAAAAGTGAGACAACTTCTCCAGTTGGTAGTTTGACATTTTCAGACTCGGAG AAAGCCACATACAAGAAGGACGGCCGTGACATCCCTGTCCCTGGTACAGTCCAGAAGGATGGAACGGAAGAGGAAGAACCAGTAGTGATGAG ATCAAAACGTGCCCGTGTACGCTCACGTCGTACAGGATATGTTCCGTTTGATAGAAGAAAGACAACAGATTCCATCAGAGGAATTTTAG CCATTATGAGCGTACCAGAAAATAAGGAAATCTGTGACGACCAAGCTGCCTTTCTCAGAGG GGAAATTATCAATGACCTTGGGAAGGATATGCTGGATAAATGCTTTGATCTAATGTCAAGTATACAAGATGACAATATTCTACAG GTGGTGCTACAAGATTTAATTGGACCCAGGAAATATGAAGAATACAGAATGCACCTGTTTCTGCTGAGGATGTTTGAATTGAATTCTATTGCTTCATATTAA